The proteins below are encoded in one region of Brassica napus cultivar Da-Ae chromosome A6, Da-Ae, whole genome shotgun sequence:
- the LOC106402196 gene encoding homeobox-leucine zipper protein HAT2, which produces MMMRKEDLGLSLSLGLSQDHTPLQLIQNPNSSISNNLQRFPWNQTFASTSDLGKIDVNSLPTTVDCEEEPGVSSPNSTISSTISGGKRSEREGISEHDDITPDRGYSRGTSDEEEDGGETSRKKLRLSKDQSAFLEETFKEHNTLNPKQKLALAKKLNLTARQVEVWFQNRRARTKLKQTEVDCEYLKRCVEKLTEENRRLQKEAMELRTLKLSPQFYGQMTPPTTLIMCPSCERVAGPSSNHQHNHRPVPINPWVACAAGQVAHGLNFEALRPRS; this is translated from the exons ATGATGATGAGAAAAGAAGATCTTGGTTTGAGCCTAAGCTTAGGACTTTCACAAGATCACACACCTCTTCAGCTGATTCAGAATCCTAACTCGTCCATATCCAACAATCTCCAAAGGTTTCCATGGAACCAAACATTTGCTTCTACATCAG ATCTTGGCAAAATAGATGTGAACAGTCTTCCAACAACGGTGGATTGCGAGGAGGAACCGGGGGTATCCTCTCCTAACAGTACGATCTCGAGCACCATAAGCGGCGGGAAGAGGAGTGAGAGAGAAGGAATCTCTGAGCACGATGATATCACTCCGGATCGAGGTTACTCTCGTGGAACCtccgacgaagaagaagacggcGGCGAAACGTCGAGGAAGAAGCTCAGATTATCTAAAGATCAGTCTGCTTTTCTTGAAGAGACTTTCAAAGAACACAACACTCTCAATCCC AAACAGAAGCTCGCTTTGGCCAAGAAGTTGAACCTGACAGCAAGGCAAGTGGAAGTGTGGTTTCAGAACAGAAGAGCAAG AACCAAATTAAAGCAAACGGAGGTGGATTGTGAATACTTGAAGCGATGCGTCGAGAAACTAACGGAGGAGAATAGGCGACTTCAGAAAGAAGCTATGGAGCTTCGAACTCTCAAGCTGTCTCCACAGTTCTATGGCCAAATGACTCCACCGACTACACTCATCATGTGTCCGTCGTGTGAGCGTGTGGCTGGTCCATCATCAAACCATCAACACAATCACCGGCCCGTTCCGATCAATCCGTGGGTTGCTTGTGCTGCTGGTCAAGTGGCTCATGGGCTAAATTTCGAAGCCTTGCGTCCACGATCGTGA
- the LOC106397133 gene encoding pentatricopeptide repeat-containing protein At5g47360-like, with protein MLLHLIRRRVSPSFQHQPSKLSPLRLLFSTTVSPAERLYNHLQSSTSNLETELTSLKAKLDASCINEVLTRCRPNQFKLGLRFFIWAGTQSGHRHSPYMYSKACDFLKIRANPDLIKNVVEAYKKDECFVSVKTMRIVLSLCSQAKLADEALWVLRKFPEFELCADTVAYNVVIRLFADKGDLSMGMKLMEEMESVDLCPDVMTYTSLINGFCNAGKVEEAWKLAKGMSKNGCVLNTVTYSRILEGVCKCGEMERALELLTEMEKEEDGGGFISPNAVTYTLVIQAFVEKKRVRDALMVLDRMGDRGCSPNRVTASVLIQGVLEDGEDVKSLGKLVDKLVKLGGVSLSECFSSATVSLIRLKRWEEAEKMFRLMLVRGIRPDGLACSLVLRELCLLQRYHDCFLLYEEIEKADVVSTIDTDIHSVLLLGLCDQGRSWEAAKLAKSMLGKKMRLKVSQVEKIVEALKKTGDEDLMRRLSTS; from the coding sequence ATGCTACTTCACTTGATCCGTCGTCGTGTCTCTCCCTCATTTCAACACCAACCCTCAAAGCTCTCACCTTTACGATTATTATTCTCCACAACTGTCTCACCCGCCGAGAGACTATACAACCATCTTCAATCATCCACGAGCAACCTCGAGACAGAACTAACCTCTTTGAAGGCCAAACTCGACGCGTCTTGTATCAACGAGGTATTAACAAGATGCCGACCAAACCAATTTAAGTTAGGTCTTAGGTTTTTCATATGGGCAGGAACTCAATCCGGACACAGACACAGTCCTTACATGTATTCCAAAGCTTGCGACTTTCTTAAAATTAGAGCTAACCCAGATCTGATTAAGAACGTTGTTGAAGCCTATAAGAAAGATGAATGCTTTGTTAGTGTTAAGACGATGAGGATCGTTCTGTCTCTTTGTAGCCAAGCGAAGCTCGCTGATGAGGCGTTGTGGGTGTTGCGGAAGTTCCCTGAGTTCGAGTTATGTGCAGACACCGTTGCGTATAATGTAGTGATTAGGTTGTTTGCTGATAAGGGAGATCTGAGTATGGGTATGAAGTTGATGGAAGAGATGGAAAGTGTTGATCTTTGTCCTGATGTGATGACTTATACGTCTTTGATCAATGGGTTTTGCAATGCGGGTAAGGTTGAGGAAGCGTGGAAGCTGGCTAAGGGGATGAGTAAGAACGGATGCGTGCTTAACACCGTGACGTATTCGAGGATTCTGGAAGGAGTTTGCAAGTGTGGTGAGATGGAGAGGGCGTTAGAGTTGTTGACAGagatggagaaagaagaagatggtggTGGGTTTATTAGTCCTAATGCGGTTACTTATACTTTGGTGATTCAAGCTTTTGTTGAGAAGAAGCGGGTTCGAGATGCGTTGATGGTATTGGATAGAATGGGAGATCGAGGATGCTCGCCGAATCGTGTTACCGCTAGTGTTTTGATCCAAGGGGTTTTGGAGGATGGTGAGGATGTTAAGAGTTTAGGTAAGTTGGTCGATAAGTTGGTGAAGCTAGGTGGTGTTTCTCTTTCTGAATGTTTTAGTTCTGCTACTGTGTCGCTGATTCGTTTGAAGAGATGGGAAGAGGCGGAGAAGATGTTCCGTTTGATGTTGGTTCGTGGGATTAGACCTGATGGTCTAGCGTGCAGTCTTGTCCTCAGGGAGCTGTGTTTGTTGCAAAGGTATCATGATTGTTTCCTTCTGTATGAGGAGATTGAGAAGGCGGATGTGGTGTCAACGATAGACACGGATATACACTCTGTTCTTTTGCTTGGTCTATGCGATCAGGGGCGGTCTTGGGAAGCTGCAAAGCTTGCGAAATCGATGCTTGGTAAGAAAATGAGGTTGAAAGTTTCTCAGGTTGAGAAAAtcgttgaagctttgaagaagacTGGTGATGAAGATCTCATGCGTCGTCTCTCTACCAGTTAA
- the LOC106397135 gene encoding uncharacterized protein LOC106397135 isoform X2 codes for MVNLPGGCTNGKQFSNYVNERVGECIQRYMSKEETARHLRDRYQIAYGCTEIDSPPKGESDKAPRLCSDTRAREQEQQVRESARSQVPEDAAYAHDGNPIAFVEQSSSKAGQSQALEKQTLQASHQQQPVYPTAEFWQNLSTTLGRIQCNTDQMVKLMTDGHGFAAHPSAVGSSKRQRVEQEKERGDTVEAEKLQDQNIQLPQQTHGESRGTKAAKKH; via the exons ATGGTGAATCTTCCTGGAGGTTGTACGAATGGAAAGCAATTCTCCAATTAC GTTAATGAAAGAGTCGGGGAATGCATCCAGAGGTACATGAGCAAGGAAGAAACTGCGAGACATCTACGTGATCGATATCAAATCGCATACGGATGCACAGAGATAG ATTCGCCACCAAAGGGAGAGTCAGATAAGGCACCGCGTTTGTGCTCTGATACAAGGGCCAGAGAACAAGAGCAACAAG TAAGGGAGTCTGCTCGAAGCCAAGTGCCTGAAGATGCTGCTTATGCACATGATGGTAATCCCATAGCCTTTGTGGAGCAGAGTTCAAGTAAAGCAGGACAGTCCCAAGCTCTAGAGAAACAAACGCTTCAAGCCTCTCATCAGCAGCAGCCAGTTTATCCCA CAGCCGAATTTTGGCAGAATCTTTCGACTACTTTAGGTCGGATTCAGTGCAATACTGACCAGATGGTTAAGCTAATGACTGATGGACATGGATTTGCAGCACATCCTTCTGCTGTGGGATCCTCCAAGAGACAGCGAGTTGAgcaggagaaagagagaggtgACACTGTCGAAGCAGAGAAGCTGCAGGATCAGAACATTCAACTGCCACAACAAACGCATGGAGAATCTCGGGGAACCAAGGCTGCAAAGAAACACTAG
- the LOC106397135 gene encoding uncharacterized protein LOC106397135 isoform X1, with product MVNLPGGCTNGKQFSNYVNERVGECIQRYMSKEETARHLRDRYQIAYGCTEIAWGNIERWNPEFFRTYFENGAPNATALAKLAKETALAQLKEETGSYSPPKGESDKAPRLCSDTRAREQEQQVRESARSQVPEDAAYAHDGNPIAFVEQSSSKAGQSQALEKQTLQASHQQQPVYPTAEFWQNLSTTLGRIQCNTDQMVKLMTDGHGFAAHPSAVGSSKRQRVEQEKERGDTVEAEKLQDQNIQLPQQTHGESRGTKAAKKH from the exons ATGGTGAATCTTCCTGGAGGTTGTACGAATGGAAAGCAATTCTCCAATTAC GTTAATGAAAGAGTCGGGGAATGCATCCAGAGGTACATGAGCAAGGAAGAAACTGCGAGACATCTACGTGATCGATATCAAATCGCATACGGATGCACAGAGATAG CTTGGGGCAATATTGAAAGATGGAATCCAGAATTCTTCAGAACTTACTTTGAGAACGGTGCACCAA ATGCAACAGCTCTTGCTAAACTGGCAAAAGAAACCGCTCTTGCTCAGTTAAAAGAAGAAACTGGATCTT ATTCGCCACCAAAGGGAGAGTCAGATAAGGCACCGCGTTTGTGCTCTGATACAAGGGCCAGAGAACAAGAGCAACAAG TAAGGGAGTCTGCTCGAAGCCAAGTGCCTGAAGATGCTGCTTATGCACATGATGGTAATCCCATAGCCTTTGTGGAGCAGAGTTCAAGTAAAGCAGGACAGTCCCAAGCTCTAGAGAAACAAACGCTTCAAGCCTCTCATCAGCAGCAGCCAGTTTATCCCA CAGCCGAATTTTGGCAGAATCTTTCGACTACTTTAGGTCGGATTCAGTGCAATACTGACCAGATGGTTAAGCTAATGACTGATGGACATGGATTTGCAGCACATCCTTCTGCTGTGGGATCCTCCAAGAGACAGCGAGTTGAgcaggagaaagagagaggtgACACTGTCGAAGCAGAGAAGCTGCAGGATCAGAACATTCAACTGCCACAACAAACGCATGGAGAATCTCGGGGAACCAAGGCTGCAAAGAAACACTAG
- the LOC106397134 gene encoding palmitoyl-protein thioesterase 1: MEKQRFGLAAAVVFLTLVQVSVSVPFVVLHGIAAACSEGKEANFTQLLSNFSGSPGFCLEVGNGELDSWFMPLAKQAEIACEKVKQMKELRQGYNIVGRSQGNLVARGLIEFCDGGPPVYNYVSLAGPHAGISSVPMCGSGLWCEIADELIKSDIYSDFIQDHLAPSGYLKIPTEMKKYLESSKYLPKLNNEIPNQRNSTYKERFASLHNLVLIKFEDDKVIVPKDSSWFGFYPDGDFGPLLTVRETKLFQEDWIGLKPLIDTGKVEFVSIDGAHLKISNIDIVKYVVPHLQNRPSSEQKRFNRKTKEPLHT; the protein is encoded by the exons ATGGAGAAGCAGCGTTTTGGACTTGCGGCTGCGGTTGTATTCTTAACATTGGTTCAAGTCTCTGTATCGGTTCCGTTTGTAGTGCTTCATGGGATTGCAGCTGCATGTTCGGAGGGCAAAGAAGCTAACTTCACACAGCTtctctctaacttctctggCTCTCCTGGTTTCTGCCT AGAAGTTGGAAATGGAGAACTCGATTCATGGTTCATGCCACTTGCGAAACAAGCGGAAATAGCGTGTGAAAAAGTGAAGCAAATGAAAGAGTTGCGTCAAGGATACAACATTGTTGGAAGATCTCAG GGGAATCTAGTGGCTAGAGGCTTGATTGAGTTCTGCGATGGTGGACCTCCGGTTTACAATTACGTATCTTTAGCAGGTCCTCATGCTGGAATCTCCTCTGTTCCTATGTGTGGT TCTGGATTATGGTGTGAAATAGCAGATGAGCTGATCAAGTCAGATATTTATAGCGACTTCattcaa GATCATCTTGCTCCTAGTGGTTATCTCAAAATCCCTACG GAAATGAAAAAGTACCTAGAAAGTTCCAAGTATCTACCTAAGCTTAACAATGAGATACCAAACCAAAGAAACTCCACTTACAAAGAACGTTTCGCCAGCTTACACAACTTGGTTCTTATCAAG TTTGAGGACGATAAGGTCATTGTTCCAAAAGATTCGTCTTGGTTCGGGTTTTACCCGGATGGTGATTTCGGACCTCTTCTCACCGTTCGAGAGACAAAACTCTTTCAAGAGGACTGGATCGGTCTGAAACCATTGATTGATACTGGGAAAGTGGAGTTTGTGAGTATAGATGGCGCACACCTCAAAATATCGAATATTGATATCGTCAAATACGTTGTGCCTCATCTCCAAAACCGACCTTCTTCCGAACAAAAAAGATTCAACCGCAAAACGAAGGAGCCTTTGCATacttaa
- the LOC106401816 gene encoding deSI-like protein At4g17486, producing MRVLGLSSSLCSTDEKEVEEMVGDSSSLTPVYLNVYDLTPVNNYLYWFGLGIFHSGIEAHGFEYGYGAHEYSSSGVFEVEPRNCPGFIFRRSVLLGTTSMSPSDFRSFMEKLSRKYHGDTYHLIAKNCNHFTEEVCLQVTGKPIPGWINRMARVGSFCNCILPESIQLSTFGQPEALEFSDDNDGSEESVASSLSDETDGEGQDHHLITAPNSDIAYLQDRPVRLARELLQEPSDGSPMLKRS from the exons ATGCGGGTGCTTGGTTTGAGCTCAAGCTTATGCTCTACTGATGAGAAGGAGGTTGAAGAGATGGTTGGAGACTCCTCAAGTCTCACACCTGTGTATCTCAATGTCTATGATCTAACACCTGTCAACAATTATCTCTATTGGTTTGGTCTTGGCATCTTTCACTCTGGTATTGAAG CTCATGGTTTCGAATATGGATATGGTGCTCATGAGTACTCAAGCAGCGGCGTGTTTGAGGTTGAACCTAGGAACTGTCCAGGTTTCATCTTCAGGCGGTCTGTTTTGCTGGGAACCACAAGCATGTCTCCCTCAGATTTCCGCTCATTCATGGAGAAGCTTTCGAGGAAGTATCATGGGGACACATACCATTTGATTGCCAAGAACTGTAACCATTTCACTGAAGAAGTTTGCTTGCAGGTAACTGGAAAGCCTATTCCAGGATGGATTAACCGGATGGCTCGTGTAG GTTCATTCTGTAACTGTATCCTTCCAGAAAGCATACAGCTCTCAACTTTTGGACAGCCCGAAGCCCTTGAGTTCTCTG ATGATAATGATGGATCAGAAGAATCTGTTGCATCTTCTCTCTCAGACGAGACAGATGGAGAAGGACAAGATCATCATCTCATAACAGCACCAAACAGCGACATTGCGTATCTTCAAGACAGACCAGTGCGACTTGCCCGTGAGCTCCTACAAGAACCAAGCGATGGGTCTCCTATGTTGAAGCGGTCTTGA